In the genome of Hevea brasiliensis isolate MT/VB/25A 57/8 chromosome 14, ASM3005281v1, whole genome shotgun sequence, the window ttaaataaataaaatttaaataatttatataattattaaaattctaaaatataaagtattaattaaaaatatttttatatagaatattaattaaattggatttttttttaattaaaatcgaTTTATGTTCAGCCCGCCTTTTAGACATTAGCGAAAGGAGAGAGATGCTGTTCCCAAGTTGGAAGTATCCGCTGCAACAATTAAGTTATCATGGCACTGTCAAGAATAACGAAACACTCTCATTGCCTATGCAAATCAATTAAACCCGTTAATCCAAATACTGTTTCCATCAGAAATCTCTCCACCGATCCCTCAGACCTCACCAGCACTACCAATTACATCATCTCCATCTTCACGAAACAGCCATTTTGCCCAGACAGCCCAGAGTTGAAGAGTCTTGCTCCAATGCTAAATACCAAAGTCGTTGAATCAGTGTTGAATGCTTTCAAAAGCTGGAGAATAGCTTACACTTTCTTCAATTGGGCCTCAATCCAATATGGATATGAGCATAATATGTATACGTACAATACCATGGCCTCAATCCTATCACATGCTCGAGAAAATGCCCCGCTGAAAGCTTTATCTCTTGCTATCCTGAATTCTCGTTGTTCAATGAGTCCTGGTGCTCTTGGTTTCTTTATTAGATGTTTGGGTAGTGTGGGGTTGGTTGATGAAGCTAATGTGTTGTTTGATCAAGTAAAAAGGATGGGTCTTTGTGTGCCGAATAGTTATAGCTATAATTGTTTGTTAGAGGCCATCTCTAGATCTAAGTCTACGTCTACTTCTGTTAGTTTGGTTGAGAAGAGACTCAAAGAGATGCATTATCAAGGTTGGGAGTTTGATAAGTACACTTTGACGCCAGTGTTGCAGGTATATTCTAATGCGGGGAAATTTAATGAGGCTTTGGGTGTCTTTAATAAAATTTGTGATTGCGGTTGGCTGGATGAACACCTATTGTCTATTTTGGTGCTGTCTTTTAGCAAGTGTAGTGAGGTGGACAAGGCGtttgaattaatagaaaaaatggAAGATCAAAATGTTAGATTGAATGAGAAAACATTGTGCATTTTGATTCATGGATTTGTAAAACAATCCAGAGTGGATAAAGCCCTCCAGTTGTTTTATAACATGCAGAAGTATGGTTTCACTCCTGATATAGCACTTTTTGATGTGCTAATTGGAGGGCTCTGCAGAAGTAAGGATCTTGATAAAGCTTTGGCGTTATATTCAGAAATGAAGTTGTTCAAAATCCAACCTGATGTTGGAATAGTTACTAAGCTCTTATCTTTTTTTTCTGAAGAAGGAGAATTAATCCGCATACTTGACGCAATCCATGAGGATATGGATGTAGAAGGTCTGACTTTGCTTTGCAATTCTTGGTTGAATTCACTCGTTAATAATGGCTTGCTAGATAAAGCTTATTGTCTTCTTCAGGTTATGATGGGAAAAGAGTGCATTGATAATGTTGAGTTACATAGGCTTTTCCGGGATAAAAAAATGGTTGCCCCTAATACAGCTAGTTTTACTATTGTCATTGATGGTTTGATCCCAGCTGGCAAGTTGGATTTGGCCCTTTACCTCTTTCGAGAGATGGCTCAAATTGGTTGCAGtcgtaatttaattatttataataacttAATTGATGGGCTATGCAATTCTGATAGATTGGAGCAAAGTTATGAGCTTTTGAGAGAAATGAAAGAGTCAGGAATTGGACCAACACAATTTACTCACAATGCTATATTTGGGTGCCTTTGCAGGAGAGGGGATGCTTCTGGAGCCCTTGATTTGGTAAAAAAGATGCGCATTCACGGCCACCAGCCTTGGATCAAACATTATACCTTGCTAGTAAGAAAAATGTGCAAAAATGGGAAGGCAACACAAGCCTGCAAATTTCTTGCTGATATGATTCAAGAAGGCTTTCTACCTGATATAGTTGCCTATTCTGCATCATTACGTGGTTTGATTGAAATTCAAGAAGTCGATCAAGCGCTGAAGCTGTTCCGTGACATTTGTGCTCGTGGGCATTGCCCTGATGTGGTTGCTTACAACATACTAATAAGCGGGCTCTCTAAGGCTCAAAGAATTACAGAAGCTCAGAATATTTTCGAAGAGATGGTGATGAAGGGTCTTGTCCCTTCTGTTGTCACATATAACTTGCTTATAGATGGTTGGTGCAAGAGTGGTTGTATTGATGAGGCCCTGCATTGTCTTTCCAGTATGTCTGCAAAGGAAAGGGAACCTAATGTCATTACATACACTACTTTAATAGATGGGCTATGTAATGCTGGAAGACCTGATGATGCTATAATGCTATGGACTGAAATGAGGAGAAATGGTTGCACTCCTAATAGAGTTGCTTTCATGGCTTTTATTCATGGTCTTTGCAAGTGTGGTCGGCCGAATGCAGCTCTGGCTCATTTACGTGAAATGGAAGAGAAAGAAATGGAACCTGACTCTTTTGTTTATATAGGCTTAATAAGTGCTTTTCTTGCTGACTTAAAGCTCCCTCTGGCTTTTGAGATATTAAAAGAGATGGTTGACAAGGGACACTGTCCAGATCTGCTTGATAAGAACTACATAATTTTAAGAGATGCAATACATAAGTTGTCTGAAGATGCTAGAACTTCCTCtagtgttaaaagtcttataaccAATGGCAGCATTCCAACGATAAATCTCTCAGATTTTGGAGCTGAAGGTGGAGATACAGGAGATCAATAAAACCACAGGTTTATGCTTAAGAAATTGTATAACCGTATGCTAAAGATTGGCATTGTAGAAGATATCTTACATGTTTCAGATGATTCATTAATTCTTTCCTTCTCAATGAGGTACATGTGGCAATATTTTTGTAACTAATGCTTATTCCATATAACCTTGTTAGCTTTTTATGGTTTCATATGGATTTATGTATATTTCTTAGGAGGATTGATTGTCTTTCTTGGTCGCCAAGTGAGTCAGTAAATAGGTTTGAATGAAAACTGATGAGAATGGATAGTGAACAAACTAATTAATGAATAATCAAAATGCTTCAGTTTAAAGTAACCAAAGTATGCTTAGTTAAAGCCACACCTgttctaaaaataatatttaagaaaaaaattgTACCATTTTTGGAAAGTTGTTATTTCCAAATCCTTTGCCATTCATTGCTATATGAATTGGAAATCCTAGTGTGGTATGCAAATGTGTTTTTAACATTATTTTTGTACCATGCTGTatgataatttttcttttctgcaAATGTCATTTGCACTATGCGTGCAACAAAATGCTTGGTAAAATATTCATATATGGTTGGAAATTATTTAATATTGCTGGATGATATTATGGATATGAAATCATACTTTGTAGCCATTCAGTCCAACTTGTCTAAAATAATCTTTCTGGGAATTGTTTTAAGGagataatctggttattttctcctgATATTTGGTTTAATCCTATCAATTGCAGAGAACCATTGTTTAAATTTGGACAAGAACACACCTTACATGAGCCCTCTTCAGCCAGCTTGTCTCTTGCAAATAATTAAAACCTGACTACTTGCTACACCAGTTGAGTGAGGCTCCTAACCCAGTGCTAATAGAAAACGACGTGACAGAAACGCCTTTGTCCTTCACTGTTGCGAGAACTCCATCTTCCAGTGCAGGTGGTGGGACTACATAAACAGCAGCTCCAAGACCACCGAATGGACAGGTTGCATGCTTCTTCCTTACAATTTGGGCCATTCTCTTCACCGTTTTACTCTCTGCTAGCAATGTAACTATGTGTTTTGTCATTGGGGTACTTGATGCATAGACAGTgatgattataaattaatttatagatttttttttcccGATCTTTACTGTTTTTTTCCTCAATTTAGAGTTAGGAACTAGTACTTTATGACAATTTTTTTGTCATTAAATTAGCTCTTTCGGTTTTATGATTTATGTTCTTAATGATATTTACTTTATTCTAATATTTCCCTTTTACATAACCTTAAGTATTATTATGTATTTACAACATGGCTTCGCCCTTGGTCAAGGAACCTGGAAGTTGCTGATATCCTTATTGATTAAGCTACTGGCTTTCAATCATATAGAATTAAATGTGTTGGATCATATGGTAGCAGTGACAGTCCAATGGTAACCATTGCTCAACAACTTTTTACACAAAGCAAGAATTTGGGAATTATGTTCTGAATTTGGAACTCACTTCAAAATAGAATTGGGATTCTTGATTTTCGATTTGGGAATAAAACAATAACAAATTCATAGTAGGAGAGCACATTTGATTTGAAAAACAATTTAGTAAATACAGCGATGACACTGAATCTGGAAAAATGAATGTTACGACCTACTCATGGCTGATCCTCCACCAACTTCATCTCCGACTGATCCTTATCCTACCACAGATTCTACtagatgtttattttattataatttataaggaCCCATAAGCCCCAGCTCCAAGCGAAGATATCAAGAGAAGAAGCCCATTCAAGGGTATATTTGTTCACAGAAAATTCATGTCATAATCAGACAGTAACATAACATGAATCAGTGCCATTGCAGATTAAGAATCTCTACAATGCTAAACAAATAGTTCTGAAATTCCAACATATTGGCCATGCACCCATCTTTAACACTTTCCTGGCaacacataataataataataatattgtatCCACACATAAAcagcgaaaaaaaaaaaaaaacattttgatGGAACCTGAGCACGCAACCAAATAAATGCAGCATTAAACAGGAGCTCCCACCGTGTCCATGAGAGGTTCTCCATTTGTTTTACTAGCACGAGGTAATGCTTAGACAAGCATTATCATGGAATTATCAGAAACTGAGTTTCCAAATAACTGGGGTGATACTGATACAACAGAGAATATCCAAAAAGCAAAGCAATAGGAATATAAGCACGGAAAAAAAAGGAGCGGGGGGTGGGTGGTTGGGGCGGGGAGGGGGAAGGGGGAAGGGGGGTGGGGTGTAAGAGTTCTAACATAACTTTCTTTTTAACAAAGTAAATCCTGCCTTGTAGATAATTACCACTGGTTAAATTAGTAATGGCTCATCTAATGGTAAAAGAAACAAGCATATCACGTTAAAAACCTTGAAGCAAAAGAAAATGCTTGAATGAGCATGCTTCAATAATGCCGAGGCTAAACTGCTGGTGACTTTCAGCATATGGACAAGAGCATTCTACCTCCACTGTGGTTTACAGAGAAATTCATTACATGACATGCAGGTGGATGAACCATAAATGATAATAAACAAGCAACTGAGATTCTGTAACTGAACCTCATATTCGTCAAGTGTAGCAACTACAACTCTACAAGGGTCAGCTCAAACTGATATACAATGTACTAAGCGAACCTACTGAGATTTTAGAATAGCCCCAACCCTCTACATCTGGGCCCAAAACACACCAAAAATTATCCGAGTAAAAGATGCAGCAGACAACCAGAAGAATTAGCAATCTTGTTACCTTCTTCAGCATCCCATTAACGTATGCATGTGTGAGAGCATCAGCAGTAGAGTAGAAGCTGCACTGCATCTGCCTCAGTTTTCCAACATCTGCTCTCTCCTATCAAGAAAATGAattagaaaataaataatataccaAATAGATAGTGACGTTAACAAATTGGATTATGTCTCCCACAAAAAGATAATAGTTTCATAGCACATGTGCCAAAATTTACGATTCCAATAATAAAGATAATTTTCAGTATCTGATTGTGCACCAACAGATGGGCATATCAAGTTTTGAGGGCAGCCAATTCACAAAAAATGCTGGAAGGCAGGGAAATTCTCCAAATTCTCCTATCTGAGACCACTTTATAGGGCTGTAACTGGGTATTGGCCTTGAACCCCAATTAGAAACAAGCTCAAACAGACAGCTGGATTAGATCCATTTTAAAAAAATGCATATGTTTCAGTGACAATTCTGTGTTAATGTTATTAACTTCCAGGTGGAGAATTTGGGGCTTTGGGCAAATGATAAGTTTTTCACACATTACGAAGTGTAACTGTCGACAAAAGAAAACCATGTATACACACATATCATCCTACGTACGTGTTACTTTTCATTTTTTCTAATCTATCACTACCTTCTCCAGATTTCCCTGATTCCCTCCTCCTTTCACACATTCAACTATAAAACTTCAAAAGCCACAAAATAATTATGAAAACTTAACTACGTCGTACTTTTGCCCAGCTTTTGGCCTTCAGCCCAAAATGCGGGAGACCGCATGCACTGGATAATGTTATACTATTGCCCAGTGATCCAGTGAGTTACAAGCATGCcatctataaaataaataaataaataaatgaatcaagAAAACCAGTGACAGTGAgtgagaaattttcttccaagtaatttacctaaattttTATGTCACATCCGCTTCTTCAATACTGCAGAAAAAGTGTTGCATCTTCCTCACCTTGGAGTGCATTCATTGGTTGACTTTTAAATGGTACAGATATGGTATAGTTGAGCTGGTAATTTACAAGTACTGAACCAAAAATGTTGAACTTTGGAGCACTACCATATGCAGCTTCTGCATCAGAACACTTCTTGAAAACAACTCTGGCACGATTGGTATCCTTATCTACTTCTGTCTCTGACTCTTTCAAAGGCCCAAACCGCCTAAACATCTTATTCAGGCTTATTTCTGAAGGAACACAATCCACCACAGGAAAATGCATAACAAGTTCTGCTGGTGCATTCTCATCTACGTAACTCACTGGTTTCTCTGCTGATAGACCATAATTGCCATCAGAATACCGCTTTCTAGAGTTTGACTTATTAAGGGCCTTGTCCTGGTCCATAGAAACAAGTTGATTATCCCGTTTTCTACTTTTACGTGGTGGTTGCTCTTCAGAACCATTTTGAATAACCCGGTCGGTCCAATAAGTGTCATTCATATCCTCAAATTCGAATGTCTCAGGAGAACAAAAAATGGAATGAGATGCTTGTCTCCTTTTACAACCTACTTTCTCATGCTGTTCCATAATCACTGAGTtcctaaaatcagagaaaaaactaATAATGATGCTCAAGAAACTATATCCTTTAAAGGGATCTCGTGCCACCAAGTGAAGTTGTGATAGTAATTCATCCAATGATGAGTATTCTGTAGGAACAATTGCTCTCCTCATCTCAGCATCCTCAGAATGTTCAAACAAAACATCAGATCCATCCCCAACAAGTCCATCGCTGCTTCCATCTTGCTTCATGTTGTTAGACTTCAATATGCAGGTGGACCCAGTCATCTGGCTAGCGACTCTACGGATACATTCACCAATCTTGAATGAAGGCTTAGGAAATGAAGGTGCACTAGTAGAGACCTTTGCAAGAGAGAGAGTTTTCCTCCCTTCTGCTGTGGCTAAGTCATCAGGAAAGGAATCAAAGACCTTCCGCTTCTTCCCAGAAGATGGTGAAACTAATTTATTGTTAGCTTTCCCATCAGGACCAATTTCATCATCTACACATTCCCATGAATCACCCATTAATTCAGACaagcttctttctttcttcctaGGATAGACAGTATCTTTCAAATTATGTTTGCGCTTGTGGTAAGAACTTCTTTGGGCATGTACAATCTCCTGACCAGATGAAATTTTTCCATCATCCTTACAAAAAGGATATGTGGGCTCTATCACTTCATCTGTAAATTCTAATGTGCCTGCATTCTCTAACAACCCTCCACAAAACTGGAATTCAGGCAACTGAGAATAACCCTTTAAGCGATAAAAGGCCAGTAATTGGGACCTGGCAATGACAAGTTCAAGTCGATCAGCTCCACCAGCTGGACATTGTGCTAATGCTTTCATATACTCTACTAATTTACCAGGTTCAAATAAATCAGCAACCAAGGATTTGTCCACACCATCTCTTACACTTGCTTCTTGTCGGATTCCAGTGTTTTCTACTATCTGAAATTTAAGTTTATCGTAAGTATCCTTTGGTATGCATGAGCACGCCAGCCCATACTCTACACGTCTTGAAACTTCTTCTAAAGCACAATCAACGGCATTCTGGAACGTTTCAGAATTGCTCTGCTTCTCAACCTGGGAGAAATGAGACCTGAAAGGCTTTAGCAGAGATGCCTCATTCCATGCAAATGTCCGATCCCCAAAATATGCTACCAAAAAACAATCCTTTTTATGATACTTCGCTGCTTTCTCAGAGGCATCTGAAGGATCAAATATCTGCCCAGGCCACCATGGATGGCTCCTCACTTTGCCCCAGACCAAATCAGATACAGTGAACTCACCTTCGACATCTGGTGGTACCTTATAACTAGCTTGATGTTCTATTACACTGCTTCTGGAATTTAGAGCTACTTCTTTAGCAGATTTCTCTTCAGTGGTATTTAGCAGTTCCGAGTCAGCATCCTGTTCTTCAGCTTCCATTTCTTGCCCTTCTTGCAACCCAACCTGATCAATAAAAGCATCATGCTCTTCAACCACTGTTTCTGTTGCTGCACTTGATTCAATCTCAGAAACATCACTATCTGCACTCTCATCCAAATCTTCTTCAACCGTCAGATTCTGATTCCCTTCAGGTGGCCCCTCAAGTCCAGTACCGGCGTTCAAAGTCACATCATTGTCTGCTATAGCAGTTTGCTCTCCATCAATTAATAAGGTATCTTTTTCTCTGCTTGCACAAACTGTTTCAGAGTTCTGTTCTATGGCCTTCGTCTCTTCTCTTCCAAGCTGTTCAACACAAGCAGCCTGTTCTTGAACATCAATCAGCTGCCCCATA includes:
- the LOC110637995 gene encoding putative pentatricopeptide repeat-containing protein At5g08310, mitochondrial, whose amino-acid sequence is MALSRITKHSHCLCKSIKPVNPNTVSIRNLSTDPSDLTSTTNYIISIFTKQPFCPDSPELKSLAPMLNTKVVESVLNAFKSWRIAYTFFNWASIQYGYEHNMYTYNTMASILSHARENAPLKALSLAILNSRCSMSPGALGFFIRCLGSVGLVDEANVLFDQVKRMGLCVPNSYSYNCLLEAISRSKSTSTSVSLVEKRLKEMHYQGWEFDKYTLTPVLQVYSNAGKFNEALGVFNKICDCGWLDEHLLSILVLSFSKCSEVDKAFELIEKMEDQNVRLNEKTLCILIHGFVKQSRVDKALQLFYNMQKYGFTPDIALFDVLIGGLCRSKDLDKALALYSEMKLFKIQPDVGIVTKLLSFFSEEGELIRILDAIHEDMDVEGLTLLCNSWLNSLVNNGLLDKAYCLLQVMMGKECIDNVELHRLFRDKKMVAPNTASFTIVIDGLIPAGKLDLALYLFREMAQIGCSRNLIIYNNLIDGLCNSDRLEQSYELLREMKESGIGPTQFTHNAIFGCLCRRGDASGALDLVKKMRIHGHQPWIKHYTLLVRKMCKNGKATQACKFLADMIQEGFLPDIVAYSASLRGLIEIQEVDQALKLFRDICARGHCPDVVAYNILISGLSKAQRITEAQNIFEEMVMKGLVPSVVTYNLLIDGWCKSGCIDEALHCLSSMSAKEREPNVITYTTLIDGLCNAGRPDDAIMLWTEMRRNGCTPNRVAFMAFIHGLCKCGRPNAALAHLREMEEKEMEPDSFVYIGLISAFLADLKLPLAFEILKEMVDKGHCPDLLDKNYIILRDAIHKLSEDARTSSSVKSLITNGSIPTINLSDFGAEGGDTGDQ
- the LOC110638000 gene encoding uncharacterized protein LOC110638000 isoform X1, whose translation is MGEHENKDFSGSTVLESSKKTVSDRKAGGDSEKTQVAEPDASDAQFQGQVVTKGSSAERLVTEEGGSCNGVNIKMVGVRGSDINVDGVCIRDFVDGGGQNLSEEATKSRGGSRELGLEGDVKTLGGGVGDSGSKAIMDPSVEASKLGTESEVGNSSGVAESKEEELVEDVARVREVSLELVTKVGNSFGVAESKEEGELVENVAIVREVNLGETEDGKSSGFAESKEEGELVEDATRVRDVNLGTESEIGKCSGTEESKEGVLVEGVTRVRELADVDVSCVADDNTLQEVEAGNAQNVGIESAVVVSSLVKGSTGRETQVVVEKVAVVTGKEHLEGALDECIGKVGMHVVKDVSSQEVGVSENEVHNQGVENVGGSSAVFGSSVVETQAFAVEKSELVEEAMDQAKETNDNEGASLQDSETQKVCVLHDEAWNPGIKTASAPSSIIKEGSNVETQGIEEEALVMVDDGNLNPKIETVFDGAHGSDSVEGVVSCSEKDSVAIEKDAITNAASKCLDGQIDGKFASMDNEEITYPNIEGMDTDAFNENFCFSVEELQATVETANGSTENHYDAFADLQSSQQPTPAVVGGEVGASENMVLLNSEDEKKLIIEECSDQIMPHDSAQFHSPINPEMGADEQVAGAEKAGIQKEQGKVETANESTENHLTKGLDFTTSHQSALAVGDELAEMDDKVHLDANFGGPIDMHLDGMLSSSGNEQHIKIEIDSMEIDSHTTSTDKDKVNSTANVSDTAGKDHELKVKECIDKSAACDPDQDDPNMGQLIDVQEQAACVEQLGREETKAIEQNSETVCASREKDTLLIDGEQTAIADNDVTLNAGTGLEGPPEGNQNLTVEEDLDESADSDVSEIESSAATETVVEEHDAFIDQVGLQEGQEMEAEEQDADSELLNTTEEKSAKEVALNSRSSVIEHQASYKVPPDVEGEFTVSDLVWGKVRSHPWWPGQIFDPSDASEKAAKYHKKDCFLVAYFGDRTFAWNEASLLKPFRSHFSQVEKQSNSETFQNAVDCALEEVSRRVEYGLACSCIPKDTYDKLKFQIVENTGIRQEASVRDGVDKSLVADLFEPGKLVEYMKALAQCPAGGADRLELVIARSQLLAFYRLKGYSQLPEFQFCGGLLENAGTLEFTDEVIEPTYPFCKDDGKISSGQEIVHAQRSSYHKRKHNLKDTVYPRKKERSLSELMGDSWECVDDEIGPDGKANNKLVSPSSGKKRKVFDSFPDDLATAEGRKTLSLAKVSTSAPSFPKPSFKIGECIRRVASQMTGSTCILKSNNMKQDGSSDGLVGDGSDVLFEHSEDAEMRRAIVPTEYSSLDELLSQLHLVARDPFKGYSFLSIIISFFSDFRNSVIMEQHEKVGCKRRQASHSIFCSPETFEFEDMNDTYWTDRVIQNGSEEQPPRKSRKRDNQLVSMDQDKALNKSNSRKRYSDGNYGLSAEKPVSYVDENAPAELVMHFPVVDCVPSEISLNKMFRRFGPLKESETEVDKDTNRARVVFKKCSDAEAAYGSAPKFNIFGSVLVNYQLNYTISVPFKSQPMNALQGEEDATLFLQY
- the LOC110638000 gene encoding uncharacterized protein LOC110638000 isoform X2 — its product is MGEHENKDFSGSTVLESSKKTVSDRKAGGDSEKTQVAEPDASDAQFQGQVVTKGSSAERLVTEEGGSCNGVNIKMVGVRGSDINVDGVCIRDFVDGGGQNLSEEATKSRGGSRELGLEGDVKTLGGGVGDSGSKAIMDPSVEASKLGTESEVGNSSGVAESKEEELVEDVARVREVSLELVTKVGNSFGVAESKEEGELVENVAIVREVNLGETEDGKSSGFAESKEEGELVEDATRVRDVNLGTESEIGKCSGTEESKEGVLVEGVTRVRELADVDVSCVADDNTLQEVEAGNAQNVGIESAVVVSSLVKGSTGRETQVVVEKVAVVTGKEHLEGALDECIGKVGMHVVKDVSSQEVGVSENEVHNQGVENVGGSSAVFGSSVVETQAFAVEKSELVEEAMDQAKETNDNEGASLQDSETQKVCVLHDEAWNPGIKTASAPSSIIKEGSNVETQGIEEEALVMVDDGNLNPKIETVFDGAHGSDSVEGVVSCSEKDSVAIEKDAITNAASKCLDGQIDGKFASMDNEEITYPNIEDLQSSQQPTPAVVGGEVGASENMVLLNSEDEKKLIIEECSDQIMPHDSAQFHSPINPEMGADEQVAGAEKAGIQKEQGKVETANESTENHLTKGLDFTTSHQSALAVGDELAEMDDKVHLDANFGGPIDMHLDGMLSSSGNEQHIKIEIDSMEIDSHTTSTDKDKVNSTANVSDTAGKDHELKVKECIDKSAACDPDQDDPNMGQLIDVQEQAACVEQLGREETKAIEQNSETVCASREKDTLLIDGEQTAIADNDVTLNAGTGLEGPPEGNQNLTVEEDLDESADSDVSEIESSAATETVVEEHDAFIDQVGLQEGQEMEAEEQDADSELLNTTEEKSAKEVALNSRSSVIEHQASYKVPPDVEGEFTVSDLVWGKVRSHPWWPGQIFDPSDASEKAAKYHKKDCFLVAYFGDRTFAWNEASLLKPFRSHFSQVEKQSNSETFQNAVDCALEEVSRRVEYGLACSCIPKDTYDKLKFQIVENTGIRQEASVRDGVDKSLVADLFEPGKLVEYMKALAQCPAGGADRLELVIARSQLLAFYRLKGYSQLPEFQFCGGLLENAGTLEFTDEVIEPTYPFCKDDGKISSGQEIVHAQRSSYHKRKHNLKDTVYPRKKERSLSELMGDSWECVDDEIGPDGKANNKLVSPSSGKKRKVFDSFPDDLATAEGRKTLSLAKVSTSAPSFPKPSFKIGECIRRVASQMTGSTCILKSNNMKQDGSSDGLVGDGSDVLFEHSEDAEMRRAIVPTEYSSLDELLSQLHLVARDPFKGYSFLSIIISFFSDFRNSVIMEQHEKVGCKRRQASHSIFCSPETFEFEDMNDTYWTDRVIQNGSEEQPPRKSRKRDNQLVSMDQDKALNKSNSRKRYSDGNYGLSAEKPVSYVDENAPAELVMHFPVVDCVPSEISLNKMFRRFGPLKESETEVDKDTNRARVVFKKCSDAEAAYGSAPKFNIFGSVLVNYQLNYTISVPFKSQPMNALQGEEDATLFLQY